The Pirellulales bacterium DNA window GTTTGTCTGCCGGAAACGGTCGAACGCGCCGTTGGCCGGCGCCCCCTGCACGATTGCCACACCCTCGCCGATGGCTTCGACGATCCGCTTGCGACGCGAGGCGAATTCGCCTGCGGAAAAATCCTTCTGAAATTCAAGCATGCGCGTGGCCACCGGTGTAATCAGCGCGAGGTTTGTTGCAATGCGGCGCCGGATGCCGTGCCGGGCCCGATGCAGCCGAAATCGAATAGCATTCGCTCGAGAGATTCCTTGAGCACGGCTAATTGATCTTGTTGCAATTCGCTGAGCGGTTGGCGGCTCTGGCCCAGGTGAAATCCGCGCAGCTCGACGGCCGCGCGAAATCCGCTCGGGAAATCCGCGGAACAAGACAGCATCGCGTCGAACAACTCCAGCAAGCGATATTGGAGCCGCATCGCTCGGTCGATCTCGCCGGCGCGGGTCAGATCATACATTTGCCGCATCACTTCCGGCACCACGCCCGCCGTGGCATGCGTGCCGCCGTCGGCCCCGACCAGCAGCGCCGGCACGAGCACGCCTTCCCACCCGGTCAGGAAAGCGAAATCGGGCCGCATTGGCCGAACGGCCGCGATCAAGCGCATCATGAACGACAAATCGCCCGACGAATCCTTAATGCCCACGACGCGCGGCAGCTCCGCCAACCGCCGGATCGTCGGCACGTCGATCGGGCTGGCGAACATCGGAATGTTGTAGAGCGTCACATCGATGGGGCTATGAAGCGCGATCTCGCGAAAATAGGCATACACCGACTCGGGGCCCAGCTTGTAGTAATACGGCGAAACGATCGCGACCGCGCGCGCCCCGAACTCGGCATACGCCGCGCAGGCATCAAGCGTCTCGCGGACATTCGCTTCCGCGGCGCCAGCCAACACCGGCACGCGGCCGGCAGCCTGGTGGCAAACGATTTCGACGATCCGCCGCCGCTCGAGCGGCGTGAACCGCGTGAACTCGCCGGTCGAGCCGTTGGGGTATAGCCCGTGCACGCCACGAGCGATGAGCCAATCGATGTAGCGCCGCAACTCGGCTTCGTCGATCTGCCCCGAACCATCGAGCGGCACGAGATGCGGCGTAAAGATGCCTTGGATTTTCTGCACGGCCACGCGATGCTCCACGGTCGATGCCGAATTGCCCCGATGAAAGCATCGATAATGGCACGTCTTGGCGAAACGTCAAGGCCACGTGGCGGAGACCGCGCCCGGAACTGCGATGGCGTTTGGCCCGCGTCCCTCGCTAACGCTTCGGGCTACAATCGCCGGCGCTTCGGGCTACCGGCGATTTGGTGTCGGGAATCCCGGGGCGTCCCTCGCTAACGCTTCGGGCTACAATCGCCGGCGCTTCGGGCTACAGTGCACACATCCCAAATGACACCAAGCGTTAGCGAAGGGACACTAGCCCGAAGCGTCAGCGAGGGAGGCCCACCGCATGGGCCAAATTTTTCGTGGGCCCGACGTGGCACGCCGGAGTAGCGAACCAACGTGTATGGCCGGTCACCCCTATCGCCGGTCGCCCCTATCGCCGGTCGCCGCCGGCAACAAGCGCCAATTGGCCGTTGGTGACGACGCGCGTTCCGCGTGGCAGTGCGGGGCGGAGCACTTCTACCCAATCCGTGCTCTTGGCGCCGAGCGTTACGGCAACCGGCTTGAAGTGTTCACCGTCGGCTAGCAACAGTTTCGTCACTCCGTCGGAAGTCAGCGGCGCGTCGGAGGGCACCGTCGCGGCGTCGCGATCGACATGGGTCAGAATCGTCGCCGTCGCGATGCCTCCGACTTTCAGCATTCCATCGGCATTGGGCACTTGCACCTCGACCTCGCAGGTCCGAGTGGCCGGATCGACCGTGGGACCGATCCGCATCACCGCACCGGCGAAGGCGCGAGGCGCACCGGCGACCGATACTTGCACGCTTTGCCCGCTACGAATTTCGCTCGATCGGCTGTCGGGGACCGCCACGCGCAGCTCGAGCGTGCTATCGATCACGAGCCGATAAATCTCCGCGCCCGGATGCACGTAGCTGCCTTCGATAACGCTCCGCTTCGAAACGGCATAGACGGCATCGCGAGCGTCTGGCACGGCATCCGCGGCGGCAGGCGCCTTCACGATCGTGTCGGCCAATCGTTGCTCGGCGATGGCCAGCATTTCCTGCTTCTCTTGGATGGTCGCCAATTCCGCTTTGGCCAGCGAGACTTGATTTTCGTATTCCGCTTCGGCCATGCGATATTCGACCTGCTTGTCGAGCAGTTCTTCTTCCGTGACCGCTTTATGGACGAACAGCAATTGCGACCGCTCGAAGTGCGATTTGCAATTGTCGGATTTCACTTTGGCTTCGACGACCATCGGCAATTGCTTGAGATCGAAGCTGGCCAGCGGGGGCGCTTGCAAGCCCAGCTTGGCCAGTTCCACGAGCAAGGCTTTGTCCGCCTGCCGGACGGCCAATTCGTAGTCGATCGGATCGACCTCGAGCAGTTCTTCGCCCGGCCGCACGTGGTCGGCGACATCGTGCCGCAGCCGCACGACGCGGCCTTCCGCCGTCGCACATATCGAAACTTCTTCGCAGCCGTACAGAGTGCCGGCGGCTTCGATCGTGCGTTTGACCGGCCGATAGGTCACCGGCGCGACGACCAACCGCTGCGGCGACACTTCGTGCGATTCGACGCAGGGGCCCATTGCGAGCGACGGCCAGATGCCGCAGCCCGGTCGTTGCCTGGCGACGAGCCAACCGGCCGCGAACAAGACGGCGACAGACGCACTCCATCGCAGTATTCGACGGAATCGGAATCCGGGCATGATTGCTCCTCCAGTTGAACGTCAGATCGGGAGATCCGCTCCTCGCGCACCGTTGCGGAAGATGGCAATGGCGGGATGAATTGCCATCGAGCTAACTCACGGCTGCTTCATGAAGGTTCGCTAAATAACACGTCGAGGCGAGGGTCTCAAGACCAATCGCCCCGGCGCGATAGCTGCTGTCGCGCGGTCGCCCCGCACCCGCTTCGGTTTTCAGCGCAGCGCCACCGGCGGCGCGAACAGGGCCGCTATCGCTGCCTGCGGTCGCGAAGACATCGCCTGATATTTCAGGGCGTAATCCCGCCGCGGGCAATATTTGCCGAAGTGGCCGCGAGGGGCGCGAGGCCAATCGCCGAAGCTACTCGGCTGCGCCGCTTACGTCGGCCGGCACGAGCCGCCGGGCGATGATGGCGAGCTTTTTTTCGCCCTGGCTGTAGACGAGCAGCGTTGCATGATCGTTGCATTCGCTGCGCAGATCGGCGGCGAGGCGGTGCGGATCGATGTCGACGGCGCGTTTCTTAACGTCGACACGGCCGATGCCGCGCTCGCGCAACCATTGTCGAAGTGCTTTCACTCGCAGGGGCACTACATCGAGCACTTCGAAACTCGCCAACGCCGCATCGCGGAGCACTGAATTGCGGAGCATTTCGCCCGATGGCTCGCCCGTAAGATACGCGCCGCGTGCCGCGACGGCTTCGAGCCCGTATTCCCGCGCCAGCGCGCCCGCTAAGCCGGCCGCAAGGATCGCGGCGTCGGGCTCGAACACATAGCGGCCAATCCGATTTGCGACGCCCGTGACGAGATCCGCCTCGCCGGTGAATGTGCGGCGTTGGCGCCCGGCCGACAACACCGTCGCCCGCCGCGTGCCCAGCTGTGTGGCAAGTCCGCCGAACCATGCGACCAACTGCCGGCATTCGCGGCGCGTGGTGATCCATTCCAATTCCGCGCGCGAGGCCCAGCCGCCGGGCAGCACGGCCGCAGGCGCGAGTTTCACCGCGGCGTTCGGACACATCGACAACAACTGCTCGATCGACGCCGGGGGCGGATCGTGGAGCACGGCTCGCGTCGTTCGGCGTCCCTCGGGCCGGCGGTCCGGATCGATATGCCACGCATTGCACTCGGCAACTGAAAACACCGCCACATCGCCGACCTGCACTCGCGCGCATTTTTCCACCGCTCGTCCAGCGTGTGACTCTCGTGTGCCACGGGCTCCGCCAGTGTTGCCTCCTGCATGGCCCGGAATCAACAAACCGCAAGCCGCAAGATTCGCCTCCGCCAACAGTGCCGCCACGGGATCGCGATCCACACCGATCGTCGGCCCGCAGTTGCCAATCGCAATCAAGTCGCCGCCAATTCCGCAACAGAGGTCCGCGAACAACGGGGTGGCCAACGCCCTTCCCCCCTCTCCCCGGTGCGGGAGAGGGGCCGGGACCATCCTTCTCCCCTCTCCCCTGTGCGGGAGAGGGGCCGGGGGTGAGGGGGAATCATCCACCCCATTCTCCATTGGTTCATCGACCGCCCCGCTACTGCCTCGCGCAATCCGCGCAAATCGCTCCGCCTTGTAGGCGGCGAGCACTTCGTCGGTCGCCTGTTCCAGCCCAAGGGGCGTGAAAAACATTCGCTCGGCGGCCACGAATTTGTCCCGGCCCCGCCGCCGCAGCGCTGATTGCTCGAGCACCAGATGGGCTCGCTCGGCAGACAGTTCGCGGCGCAAGCGGCTCACCATTGCGACGCTCGGCTGGGGTTCCTGGGCGGCCAATTCAAGCCACGGGGCCGCCTCGGCGCTCACGAGCCAGCGGAAATCGCTCAAATTACCGGCCGTTTGCATGGCAACCGTGTGGCAGAAATGCTGGTTATGACGGCGCGGCGGTGGAAACAAGCTCTCGGCAAATTTGACACATTTTTGCCCCCCGTTTATCATTGAACCTAAGGTCCTTTGCCCCACTTATCTTGCGCTTTGCCGGTTTGCTGCTTCGGGCCGGTCGCGGCAATCGCCAGTTTACCACGTCCCGCACCAGTCTCGGCCGACGGGAACCTTTCGCTCGGAACCATCGGCATCCGCCGCTTGCGAACAGAACAGAGAAGAGAATAGGAGAAGATCGCCATGGCAGCCAGGGAAAATCAGGGTCTCCAGATCGCGTTGATCGTGTTCGTCGCGCTCACGATCGGCATGGTTGTCAGCACCTATCTCTTCTTCAGCCGCTGGCAGGAGCAAGTCGAGAAAAACAAGGCGTCGGTTGCCGCCACTACCGCCGCAATCACGGATAAGGACAAAGCCGTCAAGGAACGGGGCGATTTGATGACGCTTATCGGCGCCGATCCGGCAACGGCAGTTCCGGATGAGATCTCGGCGGAAAAGGCGAAGATCGCGTCGTATGCCTCGCTGGGTTTTGCCAATTTGCCCGCCGATCAGCAGACGTTCGATAAGGTGGTGACAGGGCTGGTCGCGACGATCAAGACGGCGAACGACACCGTCGAATCCACGAAAAAAACGATGGCGCAGCAGAAAACCGAATCCGCTGCAGCCCTCGCCAAGGCGAAATCCGATGCCGATGAAATCTCAACCGCCCGCGACGAAGCCGTCAAAGCGCTCGGCGAAGAGCGGACGAAATACAACGACGCCGTGGCGGCACTCAACAAGGAAAAAGATCAGCTGGCGGCCGATAAGAATGTGCTCGCCAAGAAGGCCGACGAACTGAAGGCCGGCTACGAGAAAAAAATCGCGGCGCTCGGCGCACAGATCGCGCAATTGACGAAAGACAACGTCAATTTGAAGCTCGCCCTGGATCGCTACAATCGCCCGAACCCGGTGGTCTCCGGCGGCCGGATCGTGTATGTCAATCAGCGCGACAACATGGTCTTCCTCAACCTCGGTTCTGAGGATGTGCTGCAACGCAAAACAACGTTCAACGTCTATCCGGAAGGCACCGCGAATGTGACGAACGTCGTGCCCAAGGGGCGCGTCGAGGTGACCAATATCACCGGCCCGCACACCTCCGAAGCCCGAATCATCGAAAACGCGATCAACGATCCGCTTCTGCCCGGCGACCTGGTGCACACGATCGAATGGGCGCCGGGGCAGCATCCGCATTATGCGATCGGCGGCGTGATCGATCTGAACGGCAGCGGCACCGATCAGACCCAAAAGCTGCGCGAAATGATCGAGTCGACCGGCGGCATCGTGGATGCCTATGTTGAAGACTACAAAGACAGCGACGGCAAGCTCTCGGCCCGCGTGAAGGGCGCCGTCAACATCAACACGCGTTATCTGATCCTCGGCGATCCGAAAGTCGAAACGACGGAAGGGGCCGCCCGGCTGCAGCCCGACAACACCTTGATGACCGAAGCGGATCGGTTGCATGTCGAAAAGATCGGCTTGAACAAATTTCTGACGATGATGGGCTATGTGCCGCCGGCCGGCGTTGGCCCGGGCGCCGCAGGCGTAACGCCGCGCGGCACGATCAAGGGAGCCCAGAACAACGCCTTCCAAGATTCGTTCCGCCCGCGTCAACCGGGCGCCGCCGCAGCAGCAGGCGCCGGAGCGACCCCGTAACGGTCGGTGCCCGACAACCGGAGCCGACCACTGAGCCCGCACCAAGGGGCCGTGCCAATGTGCGACGGGTTGGAAATCATCGCCCATCGCGGGGCATCGTGCGATGCTCCGGAAAATTCGCGCAGCGCCGTGGAGCTGGCTTGGCGGCACGGGGCCGACGCCGTTGAAGCCGATTTCCGTCTGACGCGCGACGGCCGGATCGTCGCATCGCACGACGATTCGCTCCAGCGCATCGCCGGAGTGGATTGGCATATCTCCGACCATTCGCTCGACGAACTGCGCCATCTCGATATCGGCGGTTGGAAGGCGCCTCGATGGTCGGGCGAGCGAATTGCCACGCTCGAAGAATTGCTGTCGATACCGCATCCGCCCGCCGCACGGTTTTACGTCGAAATCAAGAGCGGTCCCGAGATCTCGGGCGAATTGGCCCGCGTGGCGTCGGCCAGCGATTGGCCTCAAGAGCGGATCGTGCTGATTTGCTTTTCGGCCCGCGTGTTGGTGGCGGCGAGACAACTCTTGCCCGTTTCGCCGACGTATTTGGTGGTCGAGTTCTTGCAGGATCCGCACACTGGCGTTTGGTATCCCGACGCCGACGAATGTCTTGCCGAAGCGGTCCGCCACGAATTGACCGGGCTGGACCTGATGGCGGCCCGAGCGATGGATCGCGAATTGATCGGGCGGATTCGCAGTGCCGGCTTGGACTTATGCGTTTGGACCGTGGATGAAGAGCCCGAAGCGCGACGGCTGATCGCCGAGGGAGTGCGGCGGATAACCACCAACCGCCCCGCGCTATTGTGCCACATGCTGCGCTAACCCGCGATCAATTTCGCGCCAAGCCCAGGGAAGGCCCGGGCCGCGTCTGCCATCTGGAAAACGCCCTCCTGGCCTTCCCTGGGCTTCCGGTCGTTGCGGGAAACTGGAAAACGCCCTCCTGGCCTTCCCTGGGCTTCCGGTCGTTGCGGGAAACTGGAAAACGCCCTCCTGGCCTTCCCTGGGCTTCGTTGCGGGATACTGCAAAAGGACCTCCCATGCCGGCCCCCTACCCCGTGTTGATTTTGGGCGCCGGGATCAACGGCGCAGCGCTCGCGCGCGAATTGGCGCTGAATGGCCTGGGGGTCGTCATCGTCGACGAACGCGACGTGGCATCCGGCGCCACGGCCGCATCTTCACGGCTGATTCACGGCGGATTGCGGTACCTGGAGCACCGGGAATTCGCCCTGGTGCGCGAGTCGCTTGCCGAACGAACGCGGCTGTTGAGGCTGGCCCCGCAATTCGTTCGACCGCTTCGGCTCTTTATTCCACTCAGCAATCGCATCGGCGGACTCACGAGCGCAGCTCGGCGATTCATCGGGCTGAACGTCGGGGCGCGACCGACCGGCGCCGCCCGCGGATTGTGGGCGGTTCGCATCGGGCTGTCGCTCTACGACGCCTATGCACACGACCCGTCGTTGCCGCGCCGCAAATTATTCAAGGCCAACTCGGCCGGCGCCGTGGCAGTCGACCCCAAGAAATACCGCTGGATGTATGCCTACTCCGATGCGCAGGCGATTTACCCCGAACGGTTTGCGTTGGCGCTGTTGGAAGACGCGCGCCGTCTTTCCCGGCAGGCCGGCATGCCATTTCGCTTGTTCACCTATCATCGCGCGACGCTCGATGGCCAAATTGCACACGTCGCGCCGCTCGATCAAATCGGCCGATCAACCGGCGAATCTGCCTTTTCCTTCGCGCCCGCGGCGATCATCAATGCCACCGGTGCGTGGGTGGATCGCACACTGGCCGCACTCAAGATTCCTTCGCAGCGGCTGATCGGCGGCACCAAGGGAAGTCATTTCGTGACCTACGATCCAGCACTCCGCGATCGCCTTGCCGGACGCGGGATTTACGCGGAAGCCACCGATGGCCGGCCGATCTTCGTGCTCCCGATCGGCAATGGCACACTGGTGGGCACGACCGATTTGATCTACGACGACGATCCGGCCGCCGCAATCGCGTCGCCCGAGGAATTACGATACCTGTTGGACGCCGTGAGCGCTTTGTTCGCCGACCTGCGGCTCTCGGAGAAAGATCTTGAAATGCACTACTGCGGCGTTCGGCCGCTGCCGTATTGCGGGCCGGAAACGCCGGCCGCCGTAACTCGGCGGCACATTTTGCAGGCGAACCCGAATTGTGCCGTGCCGTTTTTTTCCATCATCGGCGGCAAGTTGACCACCTGCCGTTCGCTGGCCGAGGAAACGGCGGCGACGATTCTGGCCCGGCTCGGCCTGCCGCACTCGCGGAATTCTCGCGATCGACCGCTTCCCGGCGGCGAAGCTTATCCGGCCGATGCCGCGGCGGCGGCACATGAGAAAAATCGACTGGCCGAAAAATTTCGCATGCCGCACGAGGCGATCGAAGCGGTTTGGTTGCTCCTCGGCACGCGCACGGATGCGGTGTTGACCGAAGCCGGATGTGCCGACGAGGCCGCGCCGAAATTTGTCGCAGGCACGCCGATGCCGCGGGCATTCGTCCGCTGGGTGATCCAAAACGAATGGGCCACCACGCTCGACGACATTGTCGAACGACGGCTGATGCTCGTCTACCACGCGGGCTTGTCGCGGCGAACGCTTGCCGATCTCGCGCAACTTCTTTCCGAATGCGGACGCTTGCCGCGCGATCGCACGGTTGCGGAAGTGAACGCCGCCGTCGAGCGTCTGCAAACGCGCTTCGGCAAACGCGTCGCAGATTGATGGGGCGTCGGCCGCACTGCGAGGCGAATCCAGCAACACTAACCCGAAGCGTTAGCGAGGGAGCGCCGCTACGGCGGCATCGTCTCGCTGCAGGCGGCCACGCGCATGCACATTGGATCAATGCGTTCGTGAGGGCAACCCGCAAGAGAGCGCGTCCTCGCTTACGCTTCGGGCCAGTGTTGAGGGACGACCCGCAAGAGAGCGCGTCCTCGCTTACGCTTCGCGCCTAGTGTGGCATGATGAACAATCCGGCCTTAAATTGCTTCGCCGCCGCGTTCGCCGGTGCGGATGCGGATGCAATCTTCCAGCGGCAGGACAAAGATTTTGCCGTCGCCGATATCGCCGGATTTGCCGGTGCGGCCGCCGCGGATGATGGCGTTGATCGTCGGTTCGACGAATTCTTCGTTGACGGCGATTTGCAGTTGCACTTTCCGCAGCAGGTTCACGGCAATTTCGTGGCCGCGATACACTTCGGTGTGCCCTCGCTGCCGGCCGAAGCCTTGCACATCCATGATCGTAAGCCGAAAGACTTCGACTTCGGTGAGAGCGGCCTTGACGGCTTCGAGCCGGCTGGGCTGAATGATGGCAATAATGAGTTTCATCGAACGATCGCTCGGGGCCTTGCGTTGCCTTGATCGTAGTCGAGCCCAGCGCGCCGCTCAAGAGGCCAAGGCTACGACTACAGGCTTGGGCCTACAGGGCTAATTCCTCGGCCTCGACCTCGCAACCTCCGATGATCCCAGGTTCTTCGTCCTGCAGCCTACAGCCTCAAGCCTGTAGCCTTGGAAAAAAAGAATGCCCCGGCCTGGGCAGGCTAGGCGGAGCGCCTACCCAAGCCGTTGGGGCATCCTTCTGGTCCCGGCAGGGACCGAAGCTCGTGTGAGGGGATTTTTGTTCCGGTCCGCCCCCCGGGGTGCGCATCCGGCGCCCATGGCGCGGACCGGAAAAAAAGCGGCGTGCCGCAGGTTGCTTCGGGCCTGATGATCCCACCCACCGACCCAGCGAGACAGCGCCCAGAAGCCTCTCGTCAGCAACCTGCGACACGCCCGCACGCCCTACAGAGATCGGCCCCCAACGATGTTCGATTCGAAATGGCAGTGTCGCACTTCGTGTGCAACATCACTGTATTCGCAACCATCGCCGAAGTCCGCTAAAGATCCGATTCACCTCGTAAGAGAGATTGTTTGGCCGCTCTTCTTCACCGTTGGTGACCGCGCCTTGAAGAACCGCCATTGGACGCTGTGGCATTGCAATCTCTGTGCCAGCCAATTGCAAGCACGATCGCATCGACCACGAAGCCCGTTAAGGAAAAGAGCTTACATCAATTCATCACCGACAGAATATAATTGCAAGCGTTGGGGCGTTCGGCGCGTCTGCCCGTTTGCAATGCAAGCCGCGATGCGCGGGTAAGCAAAATTCTCGCGCACAAATCCCGAGCGAGCCATCCGCCGCCGAGATGCAGAAAACATTGTGCAAAAGCACCCGGGCGGTCCACGATTTAAGGACGGCGCTTCGTCAAAGACCAGGCATTGCCTCAGAAACAC harbors:
- a CDS encoding dihydrodipicolinate synthase family protein translates to MAVQKIQGIFTPHLVPLDGSGQIDEAELRRYIDWLIARGVHGLYPNGSTGEFTRFTPLERRRIVEIVCHQAAGRVPVLAGAAEANVRETLDACAAYAEFGARAVAIVSPYYYKLGPESVYAYFREIALHSPIDVTLYNIPMFASPIDVPTIRRLAELPRVVGIKDSSGDLSFMMRLIAAVRPMRPDFAFLTGWEGVLVPALLVGADGGTHATAGVVPEVMRQMYDLTRAGEIDRAMRLQYRLLELFDAMLSCSADFPSGFRAAVELRGFHLGQSRQPLSELQQDQLAVLKESLERMLFDFGCIGPGTASGAALQQTSR
- a CDS encoding efflux RND transporter periplasmic adaptor subunit → MPGFRFRRILRWSASVAVLFAAGWLVARQRPGCGIWPSLAMGPCVESHEVSPQRLVVAPVTYRPVKRTIEAAGTLYGCEEVSICATAEGRVVRLRHDVADHVRPGEELLEVDPIDYELAVRQADKALLVELAKLGLQAPPLASFDLKQLPMVVEAKVKSDNCKSHFERSQLLFVHKAVTEEELLDKQVEYRMAEAEYENQVSLAKAELATIQEKQEMLAIAEQRLADTIVKAPAAADAVPDARDAVYAVSKRSVIEGSYVHPGAEIYRLVIDSTLELRVAVPDSRSSEIRSGQSVQVSVAGAPRAFAGAVMRIGPTVDPATRTCEVEVQVPNADGMLKVGGIATATILTHVDRDAATVPSDAPLTSDGVTKLLLADGEHFKPVAVTLGAKSTDWVEVLRPALPRGTRVVTNGQLALVAGGDRR
- a CDS encoding glycerophosphodiester phosphodiesterase family protein, giving the protein MCDGLEIIAHRGASCDAPENSRSAVELAWRHGADAVEADFRLTRDGRIVASHDDSLQRIAGVDWHISDHSLDELRHLDIGGWKAPRWSGERIATLEELLSIPHPPAARFYVEIKSGPEISGELARVASASDWPQERIVLICFSARVLVAARQLLPVSPTYLVVEFLQDPHTGVWYPDADECLAEAVRHELTGLDLMAARAMDRELIGRIRSAGLDLCVWTVDEEPEARRLIAEGVRRITTNRPALLCHMLR
- a CDS encoding glycerol-3-phosphate dehydrogenase/oxidase, with protein sequence MPAPYPVLILGAGINGAALARELALNGLGVVIVDERDVASGATAASSRLIHGGLRYLEHREFALVRESLAERTRLLRLAPQFVRPLRLFIPLSNRIGGLTSAARRFIGLNVGARPTGAARGLWAVRIGLSLYDAYAHDPSLPRRKLFKANSAGAVAVDPKKYRWMYAYSDAQAIYPERFALALLEDARRLSRQAGMPFRLFTYHRATLDGQIAHVAPLDQIGRSTGESAFSFAPAAIINATGAWVDRTLAALKIPSQRLIGGTKGSHFVTYDPALRDRLAGRGIYAEATDGRPIFVLPIGNGTLVGTTDLIYDDDPAAAIASPEELRYLLDAVSALFADLRLSEKDLEMHYCGVRPLPYCGPETPAAVTRRHILQANPNCAVPFFSIIGGKLTTCRSLAEETAATILARLGLPHSRNSRDRPLPGGEAYPADAAAAAHEKNRLAEKFRMPHEAIEAVWLLLGTRTDAVLTEAGCADEAAPKFVAGTPMPRAFVRWVIQNEWATTLDDIVERRLMLVYHAGLSRRTLADLAQLLSECGRLPRDRTVAEVNAAVERLQTRFGKRVAD
- a CDS encoding P-II family nitrogen regulator: MKLIIAIIQPSRLEAVKAALTEVEVFRLTIMDVQGFGRQRGHTEVYRGHEIAVNLLRKVQLQIAVNEEFVEPTINAIIRGGRTGKSGDIGDGKIFVLPLEDCIRIRTGERGGEAI